In Bacteroidales bacterium, the following proteins share a genomic window:
- a CDS encoding NADH:ubiquinone reductase (Na(+)-transporting) subunit D: MSQDKEPLFSAKNMRLLKEPLDDSNPITVQVLGICSALAITVKLEPSLVMALSVIFVMAVSNVVVSLLRAKIPPRIRIIVQLTVIASLVILVDEFLAAFAYEVSQQLSVFVGLIITNCIIMGRLEAFALGNKPWPAFLDGVGNAAGYGVILVIVGFVRELFGSGTIWGYQVIPETFYSVGYENNGLFILPPMALITVGIIIWVQRYRNRKLIEERQI, translated from the coding sequence CTCTGGACGATTCCAATCCGATCACCGTTCAGGTGCTTGGAATCTGTTCGGCTCTGGCCATTACGGTAAAACTTGAGCCATCACTGGTTATGGCGCTTTCGGTTATTTTTGTAATGGCCGTTTCCAATGTGGTGGTTTCTCTGTTACGCGCAAAGATACCACCACGAATTCGAATAATTGTGCAATTAACTGTTATTGCTTCCCTGGTAATCCTTGTTGATGAGTTTTTGGCAGCGTTTGCCTATGAGGTCAGCCAGCAGCTATCGGTTTTTGTGGGATTGATTATTACCAATTGTATCATCATGGGCCGCCTGGAGGCTTTTGCCCTTGGTAATAAACCCTGGCCCGCATTTCTTGATGGAGTTGGTAATGCTGCAGGATATGGTGTTATCCTGGTGATCGTAGGATTCGTCAGAGAACTGTTTGGATCCGGTACCATATGGGGTTATCAGGTGATACCTGAAACTTTTTACAGCGTTGGATATGAGAATAACGGGCTTTTTATATTACCCCCAATGGCACTTATAACCGTAGGAATTATTATATGGGTCCAACGCTACAGGAACAGAAAATTGATTGAAGAAAGACAAATCTAA